One Vicinamibacterales bacterium DNA segment encodes these proteins:
- a CDS encoding cytochrome P450 yields the protein MATSLAPDLPAAVPGPSFWMPGGAFLAFRKDPLTFFTGLSRTHGDIAGFSFGPQKVYLLSRPEWIEDVLVKSAGKFQKGVALQRAKALLGNGLLTAEGQEHLKQRRTIQPLFHRQHVQGFADAMVRHALRWRESITPGARLDITAEMGALTLAIVGETLFSSNVQGDADEVREALADAVQGFGIAFLPGLEYIEKLPLPVFVRSRKARDRLDRVVRRMIAERRSQGAGERPDLVSMLLAARDPENPNEGGMSDTQIRDEAMTIFLAGHETTANAMAWTWHLLGSAPEVEARLHAELDAVLGGRTPAAEDVPKLEWTRAIVSESMRLFPPAWTMGRRLVEPHTIGGHAIEKGALVIMSQWVVHRDPRWWPEPEEFRPQRWLTDGRREPGVGSRESSDRPKYSYFPFGGGNRVCVGESFAWTEAILLLATIAQQWRFVRGPEPAPTPEPRITLRPKGLFMHAAQR from the coding sequence ATGGCGACTTCCCTCGCGCCCGACCTCCCTGCGGCCGTCCCCGGACCGTCCTTCTGGATGCCGGGCGGCGCCTTCCTGGCGTTCCGCAAGGACCCGCTCACCTTCTTCACGGGCCTCTCGCGCACCCACGGCGACATCGCCGGCTTCTCGTTCGGCCCGCAGAAGGTCTACCTCCTGAGCCGGCCGGAGTGGATCGAAGACGTGCTGGTGAAGTCGGCCGGCAAGTTCCAAAAGGGCGTGGCCCTGCAGCGCGCCAAGGCGCTGCTCGGCAACGGCCTGCTGACCGCCGAGGGACAGGAACACCTCAAGCAGCGACGGACCATCCAGCCGCTGTTCCACCGCCAGCACGTGCAGGGCTTCGCCGACGCGATGGTTCGCCACGCGTTGCGGTGGCGCGAGTCGATCACGCCCGGCGCGCGGCTCGACATCACCGCAGAAATGGGCGCCCTCACCCTCGCCATCGTCGGCGAGACGCTGTTCTCCAGCAACGTGCAGGGGGATGCGGACGAAGTGCGCGAGGCGCTGGCCGATGCCGTGCAGGGGTTCGGCATCGCCTTCCTCCCGGGCCTCGAGTACATCGAGAAGCTGCCGCTGCCGGTGTTCGTCCGCTCGCGGAAGGCACGCGATCGGCTGGACCGGGTGGTCCGCCGGATGATCGCCGAGCGACGCAGCCAGGGCGCGGGTGAGCGGCCGGATCTCGTCTCGATGCTGCTCGCGGCGCGCGATCCCGAGAACCCGAACGAAGGCGGGATGAGCGACACGCAGATCCGCGACGAGGCCATGACCATCTTTCTCGCCGGCCACGAGACGACGGCGAATGCCATGGCGTGGACGTGGCACCTGCTCGGCTCGGCGCCGGAGGTGGAGGCGCGGCTGCATGCCGAACTTGACGCCGTGCTGGGCGGCCGCACGCCGGCCGCCGAAGACGTGCCGAAGCTCGAATGGACCCGCGCCATCGTCTCGGAGTCGATGCGCCTGTTCCCGCCGGCCTGGACGATGGGACGCCGCCTGGTAGAGCCGCACACGATTGGCGGTCACGCGATCGAGAAGGGCGCGCTGGTGATCATGAGCCAGTGGGTCGTGCATCGGGATCCGAGGTGGTGGCCGGAGCCGGAGGAGTTTCGTCCGCAACGCTGGCTCACTGACGGGCGGCGGGAGCCGGGAGTCGGGAGTCGGGAGTCGAGTGACCGGCCGAAGTACTCATATTTTCCGTTCGGTGGCGGCAATCGCGTCTGCGTCGGCGAGTCGTTCGCGTGGACGGAGGCGATCCTGTTGCTGGCCACGATTGCACAGCAGTGGCGCTTTGTCCGCGGCCCTGAGCCGGCGCCCACGCCGGAGCCGAGGATCACGCTGCGCCCGAAAGGGCTGTTCATGCACGCTGCACAGCGGTAG
- a CDS encoding ABC transporter ATP-binding protein: MPVLVAEDLQKTYTSGEATVTALAGVTFAVDKGDFVALMGPSGCGKSTLLHLCGAMDRASSGTILLNGRNLATLGDDDLTHVRREQVGFVFQFFNLLPTLTIGDNIALPCLLAGMKGDAADARARALAERVGIAHRLSHFPQQVSGGEMQRAAIARALVHQPSLLVADEPTGNLDSDNGAKVLALLSELNEEMGVTVLLATHAADVAAAATRVLKMRDGKFVHQ, encoded by the coding sequence ATGCCCGTCCTGGTTGCCGAAGACCTTCAGAAAACCTACACCAGCGGTGAAGCGACCGTCACGGCGCTGGCCGGCGTGACGTTTGCCGTCGACAAGGGCGACTTCGTCGCGCTGATGGGGCCGTCGGGCTGCGGCAAGTCGACGCTGCTGCACCTGTGCGGCGCCATGGACCGCGCCTCGTCCGGGACCATTCTGCTGAACGGCCGCAACCTCGCCACGCTGGGAGACGACGACCTCACCCACGTCCGGCGCGAGCAGGTGGGCTTCGTCTTCCAGTTCTTCAACCTGCTGCCGACACTGACTATCGGCGACAACATCGCACTGCCCTGCCTGCTGGCCGGCATGAAGGGCGACGCCGCGGACGCGCGGGCCCGGGCGCTCGCCGAACGCGTCGGCATTGCGCATCGCCTCTCGCACTTCCCGCAGCAGGTGTCGGGCGGCGAAATGCAGCGCGCCGCGATTGCCCGCGCGCTGGTCCACCAGCCATCGCTGCTGGTCGCCGACGAGCCCACCGGCAACCTGGATTCCGACAACGGCGCGAAGGTGCTGGCGCTGCTGTCGGAACTCAACGAAGAGATGGGCGTCACGGTGCTGCTCGCCACGCATGCCGCGGACGTCGCGGCGGCGGCGACGCGCGTGCTCAAGATGCGAGACGGGAAGTTCGTCCACCAGTAG
- a CDS encoding TonB-dependent receptor: MRRTFGLAVLLILCCASLSYAQAVTSGTGAVNGKVADASQALMPGVTVTLTSPSQMGTRTAVTDADGLYRFTAVTPGEYVVLFELAGFSTVRNEGIRVSLGFTATVNAELKVASLSESIVVTGQSPVVDTSATQIGNSFDAKQLSALPTSRDYFSLLAGSPAVQMSRIDVGGSTNGTQQAFVVYGTSGQVRVMFEGLNATEATGAFGNYPDIGGMEEVQINTAAHSAEASTPGVQSQFISKSGGNEFRGTFYGGYSHESWQSRNIDADQIARGLRGGGGLAAEDVNRLSAYQDENVGLGGYIAKDRLWWYGSYRHQDIKARFVNFPVKPQTTLLNNYSAKFTYNLSTNNKFIAYTQPSQKKQPQRFDSFLLGVDTGINTSEATTWNQNFWAWIHKAEWNGVLNDNAFAEIRGGQYGYDWTNGVNGTGLRYEDIGNNLITGRNRNWARERRRNQVLGTLSYFKDGWGGNHNLKVGGEVFYETVTDIYTDGYEDDILHVLQNGAKLDVILFQPGESTGGLWTYGAFVNDTWRVNGKLTLNVGVRMDRYRAFTPEQVHAAGRFNPAEIKFAAVDKVVGWSLPAPRIGMTYDLFGNGKTVLKANYGTYWWNPGADFVFNTSANAPAWWRRYRWTDANNNNRWDPGEQGAVPTSQRGGAATESIDPNLDNTKTNEVATFLEREVMPNFGVRLGYVWRGVRNQYTRINIATPYSAFTVPVSVPDPGPDGRAGTADDGTPIGAFDLTPAFRGLTPVNQTTNVDSGDADYHTFEITGTKRMSNSWSLLASYGWTKSFDNGLTTLQGNALRGNALPANPNDKINAPDGRFEYTRQTVKLSGTWNSPWWGLSVSPMLRYQQGIPFGRTFAASLSYGSVRFLAEPMGTRRQDAVAIADLRIEKTMRRSRRDLSVFFDVYNLTNDNPAQNLQWSSGTSFDRPLSVVSPRLARIGMKLNF, translated from the coding sequence ATGCGTCGTACGTTCGGCCTTGCAGTCCTGCTTATCCTCTGTTGCGCTTCCCTGTCCTATGCCCAGGCAGTCACGTCCGGCACCGGCGCCGTCAATGGCAAGGTGGCCGACGCGTCACAAGCCCTGATGCCCGGTGTCACCGTGACGCTGACGAGCCCGTCGCAGATGGGCACGCGCACCGCGGTGACCGACGCCGACGGCCTCTACCGCTTCACCGCGGTGACGCCCGGCGAATACGTCGTGCTGTTCGAGTTGGCCGGGTTCTCGACCGTTCGCAACGAAGGCATCCGCGTGAGCCTGGGCTTCACGGCGACGGTCAATGCCGAGTTGAAGGTCGCCTCGCTCTCTGAATCGATCGTGGTGACCGGCCAATCGCCCGTGGTGGACACCTCGGCGACGCAGATCGGCAACAGCTTCGACGCCAAACAGCTCTCGGCGCTGCCGACCTCGCGCGATTACTTCTCGCTGCTGGCGGGCTCCCCCGCCGTGCAGATGAGCCGCATCGACGTCGGCGGCAGCACCAACGGCACGCAGCAGGCCTTCGTCGTCTATGGCACCTCGGGGCAGGTGCGGGTCATGTTCGAGGGCCTCAATGCGACCGAAGCCACCGGCGCCTTCGGCAACTATCCGGACATTGGCGGGATGGAAGAGGTGCAGATCAACACGGCCGCGCACTCGGCCGAAGCCTCCACCCCCGGCGTGCAATCGCAGTTCATCAGCAAGTCCGGCGGCAACGAATTCCGCGGCACGTTCTACGGCGGCTACTCACACGAAAGCTGGCAGTCCAGGAACATCGACGCCGACCAGATCGCGCGCGGCCTCAGGGGCGGCGGCGGCCTCGCCGCCGAGGATGTCAACCGCCTGTCGGCGTACCAGGACGAGAACGTCGGCCTGGGCGGCTACATCGCCAAGGACCGGCTGTGGTGGTACGGGTCGTACCGGCACCAGGACATCAAGGCGCGGTTCGTCAACTTTCCGGTCAAGCCGCAGACGACGCTCCTCAACAACTACAGCGCCAAGTTCACCTACAACCTGTCGACCAACAACAAGTTCATCGCCTACACGCAGCCGTCGCAGAAGAAGCAGCCGCAGCGCTTCGACTCGTTCCTGCTGGGCGTCGACACCGGCATCAACACCTCGGAAGCGACGACGTGGAACCAGAATTTCTGGGCGTGGATCCACAAGGCGGAATGGAACGGCGTGCTCAACGACAACGCGTTCGCGGAAATCCGCGGCGGCCAGTACGGCTACGACTGGACCAACGGCGTCAACGGCACCGGCCTGCGCTACGAAGACATCGGCAACAACCTGATCACCGGCCGCAACCGCAATTGGGCGCGCGAGCGGCGGCGCAACCAGGTGCTGGGCACCCTCAGTTACTTCAAGGACGGCTGGGGCGGGAACCACAACCTGAAGGTCGGCGGCGAGGTGTTCTACGAGACCGTCACCGATATCTACACCGACGGCTACGAGGACGACATCCTGCACGTGCTGCAGAACGGCGCCAAGCTGGACGTCATCCTCTTCCAGCCGGGCGAATCCACCGGCGGGCTGTGGACCTACGGGGCCTTCGTCAACGACACCTGGCGGGTGAACGGCAAGCTGACGCTCAACGTGGGCGTGCGGATGGACCGCTATCGCGCCTTCACGCCCGAGCAGGTGCATGCGGCGGGCCGCTTCAATCCCGCCGAAATCAAGTTCGCCGCGGTCGACAAGGTGGTCGGGTGGAGCCTGCCGGCGCCGCGCATCGGCATGACCTACGACCTGTTCGGCAACGGCAAGACCGTGCTGAAGGCCAACTACGGCACCTACTGGTGGAATCCCGGCGCCGACTTCGTGTTCAACACCAGCGCGAACGCGCCCGCCTGGTGGCGGCGGTATCGCTGGACCGACGCCAACAACAACAACCGCTGGGACCCGGGTGAGCAGGGCGCCGTGCCGACGTCGCAGCGAGGCGGCGCGGCCACCGAGTCGATCGATCCCAACCTGGACAACACCAAGACCAACGAGGTCGCGACGTTCCTGGAGCGTGAGGTGATGCCGAACTTCGGTGTCCGCCTCGGCTACGTGTGGCGCGGCGTCCGCAACCAGTACACGCGCATCAACATCGCGACGCCGTACTCGGCGTTCACCGTGCCCGTGTCGGTGCCCGATCCCGGACCGGATGGACGCGCGGGAACGGCGGACGATGGCACTCCGATCGGCGCCTTCGACCTGACGCCGGCGTTCCGCGGATTGACGCCGGTCAACCAGACCACGAACGTGGACAGCGGCGACGCCGACTACCACACGTTCGAGATCACCGGCACCAAGCGCATGAGCAACAGCTGGAGCCTGCTGGCGTCCTACGGCTGGACCAAGAGCTTCGACAACGGCCTCACGACGCTCCAGGGCAACGCGCTGCGCGGCAACGCCCTGCCAGCCAATCCCAACGACAAGATCAACGCGCCCGACGGCCGCTTCGAATACACGCGGCAGACCGTCAAGCTGTCGGGCACCTGGAACTCACCGTGGTGGGGCCTCTCGGTGTCGCCGATGTTGCGCTACCAGCAGGGCATCCCGTTCGGCCGCACCTTCGCGGCCAGTCTGAGCTACGGCAGCGTGCGCTTCCTCGCCGAGCCAATGGGCACGCGCCGCCAGGACGCGGTCGCGATTGCCGACCTGCGGATCGAAAAGACCATGCGCCGGAGCAGGCGCGACCTCTCGGTGTTCTTCGACGTCTACAACCTGACCAACGACAACCCGGCGCAAAACCTGCAGTGGAGCTCCGGCACGTCCTTCGACCGCCCGCTGAGCGTGGTGTCGCCGCGGCTGGCGCGGATCGGCATGAAACTCAACTTCTAG
- the ggt gene encoding gamma-glutamyltransferase → MRRFGLLSTLCLLAALGASPTAQTSTWRPVVLSDTGMIASGHALASEAGIRILRSGGNAVDAAVAAWAVQGLTEPEMTGLGGDMFILIYLAKTGEVKFINGSGVAPMAATVDFYKGKGGLPSDGILSVSVPGAVAGAELAARTYGTKPLAELMAPAAELAERGFPITESLAGAIRGSREKMSASAKKIWFNGTEPLGMGDRVVQKDLAATLREIGARGSAAFYQGPIAAKFAAYMKSEGGLIDQKDLAAIKANEDTPIHINYKGVEVYECPPNSQGFVMLQALNILEGMNLRYMRHNSAPYLHAVTESLKLAFADRNKYVADPAFTPDLPMRELLSKDYAARRRGLIDPDKAIAGEAPAGDPRQPATSMPRGLAYAMPQPGPDGATILQGVEDGHTTYLAVVDKDRNMVSVTSSLLSLFGSGHVVEGAGFVLNNRMAYYGLDADDVNVLKPGKRVRQTINPALALKDGKPYMVFGTPGADTQPQAQLQFFLNVAEFGMNVQQAIEEGSIVSTSFRSSYYPHPAEGKLQVPASLPRHVLDELAAMGHKLDIRNVRGVGSVKAIIIHPRTGVLMGGVSPTRDSYVMAY, encoded by the coding sequence ATGCGCCGGTTTGGCCTGCTCTCGACCTTGTGCCTGCTCGCAGCCCTCGGGGCCTCACCAACCGCGCAAACCTCCACGTGGCGACCCGTGGTGCTCTCCGACACGGGCATGATCGCCTCCGGGCACGCGCTCGCCTCAGAGGCAGGCATCCGCATTCTCAGGTCCGGCGGCAATGCGGTGGACGCCGCGGTGGCGGCCTGGGCTGTGCAGGGCCTCACCGAGCCGGAGATGACCGGCCTTGGCGGCGACATGTTCATACTCATTTACCTCGCCAAGACCGGCGAGGTGAAGTTCATCAACGGCAGCGGCGTCGCGCCGATGGCGGCGACCGTCGATTTCTACAAGGGCAAAGGCGGCCTGCCGAGTGACGGCATCCTGTCGGTCAGCGTTCCGGGCGCGGTGGCGGGCGCCGAGCTGGCCGCGCGCACTTACGGCACCAAGCCGCTCGCCGAGCTGATGGCGCCGGCCGCCGAGCTCGCCGAACGCGGTTTCCCAATCACCGAGTCCCTCGCCGGCGCCATTCGCGGCAGCCGGGAGAAGATGTCGGCGTCGGCGAAGAAGATCTGGTTCAACGGCACCGAGCCGCTCGGCATGGGCGACCGCGTCGTGCAGAAGGACCTCGCGGCCACGCTGCGGGAGATCGGCGCGCGGGGCAGCGCGGCGTTCTACCAGGGCCCGATCGCCGCGAAGTTCGCCGCCTACATGAAGTCGGAGGGCGGCCTGATCGATCAGAAGGACCTGGCCGCCATCAAGGCCAACGAAGACACGCCCATCCACATCAACTACAAGGGCGTCGAGGTCTACGAGTGCCCGCCCAACTCGCAGGGCTTCGTGATGCTGCAGGCGCTGAACATCCTCGAGGGGATGAACCTCCGCTACATGCGGCACAACTCCGCCCCGTACCTGCATGCGGTCACCGAATCGCTCAAGCTCGCGTTTGCCGACCGCAACAAGTACGTGGCCGACCCGGCATTCACGCCGGACCTCCCGATGCGAGAGCTGCTGTCGAAAGACTACGCGGCCCGGCGCCGCGGGTTGATCGATCCGGACAAGGCCATCGCCGGGGAAGCGCCCGCCGGGGATCCGCGCCAGCCGGCCACGTCGATGCCGCGAGGCCTGGCGTATGCCATGCCGCAACCCGGACCGGACGGCGCCACGATTCTGCAGGGCGTGGAGGACGGCCACACGACCTACCTCGCGGTGGTCGACAAGGATCGCAACATGGTCTCGGTCACCTCGTCGCTGCTCAGCCTGTTCGGCAGCGGCCACGTGGTGGAGGGCGCGGGCTTCGTCCTGAACAACCGCATGGCCTACTACGGCCTCGACGCCGACGACGTGAATGTGCTCAAGCCCGGCAAGCGGGTGCGGCAGACCATCAATCCCGCGCTGGCGCTCAAGGATGGCAAGCCCTACATGGTGTTCGGCACGCCAGGCGCCGACACCCAGCCGCAAGCGCAGCTGCAGTTCTTCCTCAACGTCGCCGAGTTCGGCATGAACGTGCAGCAGGCGATCGAGGAGGGCTCGATCGTCAGCACGTCGTTCAGGAGCTCGTACTATCCGCACCCGGCGGAGGGCAAGCTCCAGGTGCCGGCCAGCCTGCCCCGGCATGTGCTGGACGAGCTCGCGGCCATGGGCCACAAGCTCGACATCCGCAACGTCCGGGGCGTCGGCTCGGTCAAGGCGATCATCATTCACCCCAGGACGGGTGTCCTGATGGGCGGCGTGAGTCCGACGCGGGACAGTTACGTGATGGCATATTGA
- a CDS encoding ABC transporter permease, whose product MTSPSSLSRGWRLFAEDLRFASRRLWRARGFAIVAVAMLALGIGVNIAMFTVANTALFKGFSEVRENDRILYLTTTKKAVSYPDYQDWQSHARSFDSIAMARGVFTTLGSDSGAPATYFTTQVTANAFALLGVEPILGRDFLPSDQHAGAMPVVILRHDLWKSRFAGSPTMIGSAIRLNGVSTVVIGVMPPNFSFPEDQSLWTPLVPTEAALRRESFFARYAFGRLAQGATRDSATAEMETIGRQLASAYPNTNSGRYPVVHDFREFFIGEDGTKTYKALWGAVALVLLIASGNVANLLLNRSMRRSREISVCLALGARRAQVVRSILLESALLSGAAGFVGWWIAEQCVGAYVSAQAGTPTAALSYTADIQLLVYAVVVSMVAGSLVGLPAALWMTRSSINHTLNDNSRGVAGTPRTKRLADVLITAEIALALVVLTGAGLMARSVFNVYTANIGVNPTNVLTMSMYVAPESYPGNAEQISFYQRLSARLQRVPGVQSLAIASVAPTDRAAHAPYAIGSALLTDKGAQPTVGRMIVGPGYFETMEASIVSGRDFNDFDDSSAAPVAIVNQSFVRQNSAAEPVLGTRIQLFQDAHPQSFTIVGTASDIVQSDRTRQDAEALVYVPYLQRPQPNMFVFARTRVQPAALATAFSTQVEAMDATLPVPGLMPLADRFARAYRFERNMTAILMGFAALALLLAVVGLYAVVAHSVGMRNREIGIRRALGASTRQIRNLVLREAAVPLVAGLTIGVSASAALAPVMEPILVRVSGVDPAILGTASLTLAVAAVAACLLPARHALQIDPAIILRQE is encoded by the coding sequence ATGACTTCACCGAGTTCTCTTAGTCGCGGTTGGCGATTGTTTGCCGAAGACCTCCGATTTGCCTCTCGCCGTCTCTGGCGCGCGCGTGGGTTTGCGATCGTGGCGGTCGCAATGCTGGCGCTCGGCATCGGCGTCAACATCGCGATGTTCACCGTTGCGAACACCGCTCTGTTCAAGGGCTTTTCAGAGGTTCGCGAGAACGATCGAATCCTATATCTAACGACGACGAAGAAGGCGGTCAGCTATCCCGATTATCAGGATTGGCAGTCGCACGCGCGGTCATTCGACAGCATTGCGATGGCGCGAGGAGTTTTCACGACACTCGGTAGCGACAGTGGCGCGCCGGCAACGTACTTTACGACCCAAGTAACCGCGAACGCCTTTGCATTGCTCGGTGTAGAGCCGATTCTAGGGCGCGACTTCCTGCCATCGGATCAGCACGCTGGTGCCATGCCCGTCGTGATTCTGCGTCACGACCTCTGGAAGAGTCGGTTTGCCGGGAGTCCAACGATGATCGGCTCGGCGATCAGGCTCAATGGCGTTTCCACGGTGGTGATCGGCGTCATGCCGCCGAACTTCTCGTTCCCAGAAGACCAGTCGCTGTGGACTCCGCTTGTGCCAACCGAGGCAGCGCTCAGACGGGAATCGTTCTTTGCACGTTACGCATTCGGACGGCTTGCGCAGGGTGCGACTCGTGACAGCGCGACGGCCGAAATGGAGACCATTGGCCGCCAGCTTGCGAGTGCCTATCCAAATACAAACAGCGGTCGCTATCCCGTCGTGCATGACTTCAGGGAATTCTTCATCGGCGAGGACGGCACGAAGACGTACAAAGCGCTTTGGGGAGCGGTTGCCTTGGTGTTGCTGATCGCATCCGGGAATGTCGCTAATCTTCTCCTCAACCGATCGATGCGGCGGTCGCGCGAGATTTCGGTTTGCCTGGCACTCGGCGCACGGCGCGCACAGGTGGTTCGTTCGATCCTGCTCGAGAGCGCCCTGCTGTCAGGCGCGGCAGGCTTCGTCGGCTGGTGGATCGCCGAGCAGTGTGTGGGTGCGTATGTGTCGGCCCAAGCAGGTACGCCCACTGCCGCACTGAGCTACACCGCAGACATCCAGCTACTTGTCTACGCCGTAGTCGTCTCAATGGTCGCAGGGAGTCTCGTCGGCCTCCCTGCGGCGCTTTGGATGACGAGATCCAGCATCAATCACACATTGAATGATAACAGCCGTGGCGTGGCCGGTACCCCTCGCACCAAGAGGTTGGCTGACGTTCTGATTACAGCCGAAATCGCATTGGCACTGGTCGTCCTGACTGGCGCCGGTCTTATGGCGCGCAGTGTGTTCAATGTGTATACGGCAAACATCGGCGTCAATCCGACAAACGTATTGACGATGTCGATGTACGTTGCGCCGGAATCCTATCCTGGCAACGCCGAGCAGATTTCGTTCTATCAACGCCTCTCTGCTCGCTTGCAGCGAGTCCCCGGCGTGCAATCCTTGGCGATTGCGTCCGTCGCTCCAACCGACAGGGCGGCACACGCACCGTACGCGATAGGGAGTGCGCTATTGACTGATAAAGGAGCACAGCCGACGGTTGGCCGCATGATCGTCGGCCCTGGATACTTTGAAACGATGGAGGCGAGTATCGTTTCCGGCCGAGACTTCAACGACTTCGATGACTCTTCCGCCGCGCCGGTCGCCATCGTCAACCAGTCGTTTGTAAGACAAAACTCGGCCGCGGAGCCGGTGCTGGGCACGCGCATTCAATTGTTTCAGGATGCACACCCTCAGTCGTTCACGATTGTGGGCACAGCCAGCGATATCGTTCAGAGCGATCGCACGCGACAGGACGCTGAAGCGTTGGTGTATGTGCCATACCTGCAACGACCGCAACCGAACATGTTCGTGTTCGCGCGCACCCGGGTTCAACCAGCAGCTCTCGCAACCGCCTTCTCTACCCAAGTGGAGGCGATGGACGCGACCCTGCCCGTTCCTGGCCTGATGCCTCTTGCTGACCGTTTCGCACGCGCGTACCGATTCGAGCGCAACATGACGGCGATCTTGATGGGCTTTGCTGCGTTGGCGCTCTTACTGGCCGTGGTAGGTCTCTATGCTGTCGTCGCGCATTCAGTCGGAATGCGTAATCGCGAGATTGGCATCAGGAGAGCCCTTGGCGCCAGTACCCGGCAGATCAGAAATCTTGTGCTGCGGGAAGCGGCCGTTCCGCTGGTCGCGGGTCTGACGATCGGGGTCTCAGCATCGGCGGCGCTCGCGCCGGTGATGGAGCCCATCCTCGTGAGAGTATCCGGCGTCGATCCGGCCATTCTCGGCACCGCGTCCTTGACCCTGGCAGTCGCTGCCGTCGCTGCGTGCCTGCTTCCGGCTCGGCACGCACTGCAAATCGATCCGGCAATCATCCTCAGGCAGGAGTAA